The sequence TCCTCTTGCGCGTATCTCAGCCACCGGCGTACCTCGGCGAGGTGCTCAGGATCCCGTTCGCTCATACAGCACCCTTCCTTCACGCAGAGCAGAGCGGAGCACAGAGCCAACCAGGTGCCCACGACGGCTAATCTCCCCGGGATCCGTGGGGATCACGTCCACCGGCACCGGCAGGTCACCCAGAGCACGCAGCATGGCTACCAGAGTCCGGCGTTTATCCTGTACCTCAGGAAGCACCACCAAAAGGTCGATGTCGCTGCCGGGCCCGGCATCCTGCCGCGCCTGTGACCCAAAAAGGACTATCCGTAGCGGCCGGAACTGCCGGACTAGCCGTTCAACGATCTCCGGAAGCTGGTCGATGGCGTCCACCCGACCGACCTCCCCATGGCAGCGGTCTCGATCTCCCACAGGCCATGCGGGGCTCAAACAGCCACACTCCCAACCAGCACCCGGCGCGGAGGCGGCGCTTCCTTGCCCTCGGCCCGCAGCTCCTCCAGGCAAAGCTCTATAGCATCGCGAATATTCGCCAGGGCTTCCTCCACAGTATCCCCCTGGCTGTAACATCCCTCAAACGCAGGACACACCACGACATACCCGCCGCACCCGTCTTCCTCGATTATCACCGGGTATACCACAGACCACGCCCCTCACCTATTCTAACCCACCAGAAGACGAATCGCGAGAACTGCACCGCCGCCCCACAACCCATGTGACAGGCTGCAAGAAG comes from Bacillota bacterium and encodes:
- a CDS encoding nucleotidyltransferase domain-containing protein; translated protein: MDAIDQLPEIVERLVRQFRPLRIVLFGSQARQDAGPGSDIDLLVVLPEVQDKRRTLVAMLRALGDLPVPVDVIPTDPGEISRRGHLVGSVLRSALREGRVLYERTGS
- a CDS encoding type II toxin-antitoxin system HicB family antitoxin produces the protein MVYPVIIEEDGCGGYVVVCPAFEGCYSQGDTVEEALANIRDAIELCLEELRAEGKEAPPPRRVLVGSVAV